From one Asterias amurensis chromosome 14, ASM3211899v1 genomic stretch:
- the LOC139946770 gene encoding POU domain, class 3, transcription factor 4-B-like, with protein sequence MSMAIPSSTTPYHLHQANSYSDAEAPVGITVPSSSPSMQSGQVNVMYQKLGNDFLQHIQQPSNNGLPLGHPGAQWVGLSAPHADASQMWQAAVPAQLMGQDIKPNLVGQTREEIQNLHHRVSHGQPPSSWNSPSNTHMAMPMSMSMPMTTSNSPGHHLGHSPHYTSYGAAMGMNGMVSSAQQLCQSGIPRTHNSNGSPLGHEMSHNGPPSNEPVEDCDAPTSDDLEQFAKQFKQRRIKLGYTQADVGLALGTLYGNVFSQTTICRFEALQLSFKNMCKLKPLLAKWLEEADSTSGSPTCLDKIAAQGRKRKKRTSIEVTVKGALENAFLKQPKPAAQEISGLADSLQLEKEVVRVWFCNRRQKEKRMTPPNNQGSISGGESGGESDSLVSSHGMSLHQPVITTLSSHMQGSASSPVHIGASSVSPPPNHVTSGMGQHGH encoded by the coding sequence ATGTCTATGGCAATACCCTCCTCCACCACACCATACCATCTCCACCAGGCAAACAGTTACAGCGACGCCGAAGCTCCAGTCGGCATCACAGTGCCATCGTCCTCTCCTAGCATGCAATCTGGCCAGGTGAACGTCATGTATCAGAAACTAGGCAATGATTTCCTTCAACACATCCAGCAGCCGAGTAACAACGGGCTACCGCTTGGGCATCCCGGGGCCCAATGGGTCGGGTTGTCGGCCCCGCACGCCGACGCCAGCCAGATGTGGCAGGCGGCCGTACCGGCCCAGCTCATGGGCCAAGACATTAAACCCAACCTTGTCGGGCAGACCCGTGAGGAAATTCAGAACTTGCACCACAGAGTGAGCCATGGACAGCCACCCTCCTCATGGAACTCCCCGTCGAACACACACATGGCCATGCCAATGAGTATGAGCATGCCGATGACAACGTCCAATTCACCGGGGCATCATTTGGGACATTCGCCTCACTATACCTCGTACGGTGCCGCGATGGGTATGAATGGGATGGTCAGCAGTGCTCAACAACTCTGCCAGTCGGGCATCCCACGGACACATAACTCGAACGGGTCGCCACTCGGCCACGAAATGTCACACAACGGCCCACCGAGCAACGAGCCCGTGGAGGACTGCGACGCGCCGACATCGGACGACTTGGAGCAGTTCGCTAAGCAGTTCAAACAACGCCGGATCAAGCTTGGCTACACCCAAGCCGATGTTGGACTGGCGCTGGGTACTCTTTACGGTAATGTTTTCAGCCAGACCACCATATGCCGATTTGAGGCACTCCAGCTAAGCTTCAAGAATATGTGTAAGTTGAAACCATTACTCGCTAAATGGCTGGAGGAGGCCGACTCAACATCCGGGTCGCCGACTTGCTTAGACAAAATAGCAGCACAGGGCAGGAAAAGAAAGAAGAGGACCAGCATTGAGGTAACTGTCAAAGGAGCCCTTGAAAACGCATTCTTGAAACAACCCAAACCAGCCGCTCAGGAGATCTCTGGACTTGCCGATAGCTTACAACTCGAGAAGGAGGTGGTGAGAGTGTGGTTTTGCAACAGACGACAGAAGGAGAAGAGAATGACCCCGCCCAACAACCAGGGTAGCATCTCAGGTGGCGAGTCCGGTGGTGAGTCTGATAGCTTAGTGTCGTCCCATGGTATGTCCCTTCACCAACCCGTCATCACCACACTGTCGTCCCATATGCAGGGTTCAGCGAGTTCCCCTGTTCACATCGGGGCTTCGTCCGTGTCACCCCCGCCGAACCATGTCACCTCGGGGATGGGACAGCATGGACATTGA